The DNA sequence ACTGGTCCAACAGGTGCTGCAGACCATTGTAATCCAGGGCGTCTTCTTCTACTTCCCTCAAACATGGACGAATGCCTGCGCAGTGCATGCCCGGCTCTGTGGCAGAGGCTGCACAGGGACAACAAAACAAAGGTGGACGGCCAGATAGCATCGAACCCAGAACCGCCCCTGCCACAACCGGCGGACAAAGAGGAGAGCGGGAGCACATATGAAGCCATGTGGGACTTCCAGGGCCGCAACTCAAATGAGTTGACCTTTCAGACGGGAGATGTGTTCAAGGTCCAGCACCGAAGTGATGACTGGTGGACTGTATGTAGGCTGGACCCGACTGGAAGCAAGCTTGATAGCGGCGTTGTGCCCGGAAACTACCTGAAGAAAACTGAGACCAGTATGCAGGTGGAACCGTGAGTTGACAATGCACATTGGCATTAGCTTAAAATGCTACTTTCTTGACGCTACTCGGTAATGATGGTACTTCTTCCTGACACAAGAAGTCAAATTATGTTTACGTGACATTCTTTCTTTGCCCTCACATGTATCAGATGGAATTTTGGGACCATGAACCGCTCAGACGCCATAAGTCTCCTCATGGCACCGGGTAACAGACCGGGAGCGTTCCTCATCCGATCCAGTGAGAACCATCTCGGATATGTTCTCTCAGGCAAGACCATGTCcatgtccccccccccgccaAAGATAAAAAGTCAGTTGTAATGAAAGCCGGTTTGCGTGCGCCTGCCTGTGTGCAGTGCGTTCCAGCTATCGAGTGAAACACTTCAAGATCACCCAAACGTCCGACGGTCTCTTTGACCTGGATGGTATGCAGCAGTTTACGTCGCTGAGCAATCTGGTGGCGCACTACTGCAACAACCGTCTCCGTCTCAGCAACGAGGACACACTGGGGGAACCCTGCAGGCCGGTAGCAAATAGATTCTCACTTCAAGTCTTGTCATGAGTCTGTGTTTACCTCCCTCACTCGTCTgcgtcttgtgtgtgtgtgtgtgtgtgtgtgtgtgtgtgtgtgtgtgttcccttAGAAAGAACACGTGGCAGAAGTCCAATTCCCAGATGAATTGTGGGAGCTATCCAAGGAGGAGTTCACCTTGGAGGAGAAGTTGGGAAGCGGCTTCTTTGGGGATGTCTACCGAGGATGGTGGAAGTCGCGCATTCGCGTGGCCGTCAAGATCATCAAGAACGGTATTTATGTTCCCGCGTTGGCCCGTCTGCAGTTTCTGCGTGGTGACCTTCTTTTCTCTTTGTCTCCAGACTCGGAGGTAAACCACTCAGAGTTCCAGAGGGAAGTGCAGATCCTCAAGCGCCTGCGCCACCGTCACCTCATCTCGCTTTTTGCCGTCTGTACCGCCTCCACGCCATATTACATCATCACCGAGCTGATGGAGAAAGGAAGTCTGCTGGACCTGCTCAGAAGTAGGTTACTTTTTTGTGATCAGTTGAATTGAATCCAATTTAATAACAAGAATAAAAGTTCATCTGATATTGCGTGAACTACTGTTAGCATTTTAGCATGTAGCACTATGACACAGGCCTAATGAGTTAAGAATTTGAGTTCTGATTGGATGCCTATGAATGTCGGTAAACTTAACCAAGTTGATTTGATAGATATTTAAAAAATCTGGGTATCCTCGGGTGTGTTTTGCCTCGAGTTGCTTGGCTGCCCCAACCAATAATATTGCACTGGAGATGCTAGCAACTATTAGCATGTAGAAGATAAGTTACACCAAACTATTGCTAGCTCCAGTTAGCATGTAGCATCTTTGACATTACAGCAAACTAGCATTTAACATGGGCAACACAACACAGGCCGTTTCTTTTGTGTTCACATTGAGGTCCCGAGGGCAAGCAGCAGGATATGACATCACTGTCGGACATGGCCGGTCAGGTGGCTGATGGGATGTCGTTCCTGGAAGAGCATAATTTCGTCCATAGAGACTTGGCGGCCCGGAACGTCCTGGTTGGAGAAGACTACATCTGCAAGGTGGCCGACTTTGGACTGACCCAAGTCATCAAGGTTGGCGATGCTTATTTATGCAAATTGTAAAGAGACGATTAGCAAAGCTGCCAACTGTTACAGATTGTCTAAATCATGGGAAACTCccaaaaggttaaaaaaaaaaaaaaagtgtgaagaTACTTGGTAGAAAATTGCCATAAACTGAcatgaaatcattttaaaagcaCATGAAGTCACGCAATGGTGTTTTTGGTTTCCCAGGAGCCAATCTACTTTGCGTACCAGAAAGCCACCCCGCACAAATGGAGCGCGCCGGAGGCCATCAACCAGAGGAAATTTTCCATCAAGTCAGACGTGTGGTCCTTCGGCGTCCTCCTCTACGAGATGGTCACCTACGGAGGTGTGCCCTACCCAGGCGAGTGGCTAGCTGAAAGTCGGTGAAGAGCGTGCTGATTTTCCATAACGAGCGGGTGCTCTTCTCGGCAGGTCTGAGCGGGCAGGAAGCGGACAAGCTGGTCAGCGAAGGCTACAGAATGCCAGCACCTCCTGGTTGTCCGCCATTCCTCTACGAACTGATGTCCAAATGCTGGAATAGCGATCCCGAGCAGCGGCCCTCATTCTCGCAACTGAAGGAGCAAATGTACAACATCTACGACGGGAGTCTCTTGGCACATATAGACAAAGAAGCACCTACAACACCTACAGACACTTAACAGGCTTCCATAAACCGAAAATGACTTTTGGCAAGAGAAGCAGGATACGCCAAGATAGGTCGCCATCCAATCGCTGGGTGCGTTTGATTAACAATCaagcattcacacacacacacacacacacacacacacacacacacacacgcctcatATTGCTTTTTTATGCTCAAATGTATGCATATATTTGAAAATATGCAGAGCTCCATTTGCATAGACTATTTATAAAACGGAGTAAAACAACATCTTTTTGCAGTGTATGGACACTTTAGAGGATTCAGTGTGAGGGAACTGCTAGAGTTTGGGAGCTTAATACATAAGcaagttttattgtttttttgaatgAATCAAGTATTATGTCACTGAGCCAGTGAAAAGAGCCATACTTTGCATTTGTGTGATAAATCCGCTGCTGAAAAAAAATGGCGGCGATTCCTTTCTGCTCAGGTCAGGCCAGTCAGTTTTATCCGTCAATTATTTTCTTTGTTACAGATTTTAGAAAATGTGTAATTGTATTTGTGTTGGGTTACAGTTATGTAGTTAATCTTGAAAATCTTCTCGTCCTGGGTATAATCTAATGGCCATGCATTTTTATCAACTAAAAAGTCCAATAGTAAAATATCGATTTAGGATTTTACACAATAGTGTGACATGAATGAGACAATTTGGTTTCACAAATAATAAGAGGAAAAGCATGTCAGAAGGCCACGTTTGGGACGAATATACAGTCCatttaaaagaataataaataattcacTTTTTTATACAGTCCatttaaaagaataataaataattcacttttttattttcaccatAGTGTGTGACTAATCCTTCCAATCTGATTGCTTTTTTGGTGGATATTGAGCAACTGGCATTGTTGCAATTTACCACTTGAAGGCGAAATTATTCCACCTGCTTCTTTTTGGAATAATTTGGGACTACTACATGATTGTGTGCTGTAGCTCAATGAATGCTAAATAATTACATGCGCAACACCTCTGTGTATTTAACACCTCTCTCTCCAAACTCATAGATGCatgtacagacacacacactcatcacCGGGGCAACAGTGGCAGTGAAACGCTCTGAATGTAATTAAGCGCACTTTACTCATCCAAACAGCAAACACGCTTATCTGTTACCATGGAAACATCCACATGAGGAATGTACAGCCACCACTACAACGCTTTCCACGCTTTCCATGTAAAGTCACACCACAAATACAGTGATTGTGTCGTTTTTGTTGCggggaagaaaaaacaaaaatctggctCGGGATATAGTACGTCAATTTAACGAGGAGCTTCCATAAAAACAGACTGATTATCTTTGTTTTGAATCAAAATAGaacatttgcttttcttttgaaaaaacGATGAGCAACATTTATGCctgttttctgacatgttacgAACCAAACAAATATAAATCATTCACGTTTGTGTATCAGAAATAATATTCTATTTTAGATTAATAGCATGGAatgggtttttaaaaaaaatggtttattgATTAATCCACAAAATAATCAACAGATTACTTGATTATTAAAACCGTTAGCTGCAACCCTTTTTCATCCTCATTTACTCATATGGGCTTTTTTGTTGAGTTGCTAATCAACTTTCTGAACTTTTGAGTCATTCAGCGAAAACAATGACgtcaaaaaaaagacattaaaacaTACAATTAGTTTCTGTTGTCGTTGGCATGTTGTAGAAGCACTTTATTTCAAGAAGGcatacacataaaaaaaaagcaatgtgcATCTGTCTTTAGGCGGGCGGGGTGGTATTAAACGGGGATTTCTTTTTCCATGCGCTTAGCCTTGAGCACACATCGTCTTCTTTGATCGGTCAGTTTTGTTAATTAACGAGTTGGATGAAAAGGTCTAAGTCGGTATTGGCGCCGTCGCGGTGGAAGGCCCCGCCCGGCCGGGGCCTGCTGATGTCTGAGCAACTGTTGCCTAGCACGCAGAGGTCAAACGCGAGCCCAGAGCATAGGTATGGAATGGAAACTGGTTGGATGCATGGAGAATAGTGGCCAAATTGAAATTTTCCAGGAGCTATGAGACACTTTGGTAAAGCAATAGttcacttttgttttccttCTCTCACGAGGACAAAGCAAAGGCCATGAccttgaatggatggatggatggatggatagatagaggaGGGATGAGGGAAATGAGGCTCACAGGTGAAACGCTGAGAGCTCAGTTCTGGGAGCAATACTTCCAGAAACACactgttgaagaaaaaaaataataattaaaaatcaataaaaaacttGTAGACAATGATGCTACAAGAACACCAGTTTTGTTAATGCTAACATAGGTCCGATTGTTGATTGTTACCTCTTTTGTTTGTCTTCTTGGACTGCGTTGGGAGCGACTTGCGGAAGTTGCGGCCGGTAAGGCTGGGGACGACGACGCCGGCACTCGCTCCGGAAgcggtgctattggcagctgctGGCGGGGAGGTGGTCAACATTGCTGCAGCCTCATCATAAGACCATGAAAGACAAATTTAAAATTAGGCTTGAACTCAAATTTGCTTGGTTGATCTCCGCCAAGGTCAAACAATCCTAACATTCCCAAACTATTTTTGAAAATGTGTCAATGTGAAGTCATGATGTAGAAAATGGAAGGATAAAATCAAAAGGGACCTACCATTTTATTTTTCCGTCCTGAATTTCTTGCATTtgctgcaaagaaaaaaaaaaaaagattacattGTGCAGGTAGTTTCATATCATGCCCAGTAGGACAATTTCAACGCACTTCGTCTTATTAGCCCCAAGATCATTACTTTAAAGCTGATAAATGATCATTAATTCATTAAACGTCACAAACGACTGAAGAATCAAAACATTAATTGACAAGGTTCCAGTTATGACATTTTATGCTTTTTCATTGGTTTGATGCGCTGGCCCTTTAAATTGCAAGCGCTTTAAACAGTGGTAATGCGCCAAACTGCCACCAGAGGGTAGCAGTGCACCGTATTAAAGTCAAAATGGCGCCATAGCGGAGTCAACACTTTGACAAGCTGAACCATGCACTCAATTGATGTATGTATATAACAGATTATGTGTTGTGATAGCAATATATGTgtcaaaaaaatcttgaaaatcgGACGAGGTCACCACATGAACAACTACTAAGAGCGGAGGCGCCCTGGTAAGTTAGTGTTGTGAAGAGTGCAAATGGCTGCCGTCGATTAACATTGCATGTCAGAAAGTTTCCAGGACTGCTGTCAGAAAAATTACACTTCAAATCCAAACTATGAATTTGTCCTTTGGAAATAATCCCTCTGGAGTCTGATGCATTTTCCAAGCCTTTTCTCTCATAATGACAGGAAGTGTGAACATGTTTAACCTCTTGGCAGGAAGGTGATCCTTGTCTTCAGCGTGCTGTTGAACGTCCGGTGCATCCTCTCCAGGACCGAGAGCATCTTAAGTATCTGGCCCCGCTTCTCGGAACCATCCATCCCAGGATGGTATCTCATGCCGGCGGTAAATGTTCTCGAAGTGGTTCGGTCTCCTCGTCTCGTTCCTTCTGCCCCAGATGCTCTGCTGTTTAGACGCCAGTGTTTGAGGAACTCGCTTTGACCAGACCTTGGGGGTTCAGCTGACAAATGAAGACGAGTGGGAAGATGAGTTGGAGGTTTCAGCGGATCTAGGGGAACAGAAATGGTCAAATCAGAATCGATTTTGGGTATTATTTTGAGTAGatgagtaaaaaacaaaacaaacaacatggaGATTTAGCTTCGTTACCTTTTTCTGTGGGTGCTGCCCGGATTTGCGTCATTGCGACAATCAGCATCATAACGGGAATGAACGGCAATTTCGCAGCTCGAGGAAGCATCGTTGACCTCAAAGGTGATTTGGAAAGGTGGAAAAATGTAAAATCGATTGAGATTTTTACTCTTTCTTTGGATTTGTTAGTTTTGTCTTACATTGAAGACGGTCCATTGGTCATCATCATTTTGTGAGTTTTCAGTTAGGATTtccccaaaaatatatatatgtaaaaaaaaatgaagctttgAAAAAGAAAGTATTTCAACCAGGATTTGGTGTTCGTCAATGCAGCAAAGTATTTAAATAATTCTCTTGTCGAAACGAATCTTCCGTCCTTATTGCTGCTGGTTCATGTTCCAGGGATGCGCCTCTTAAAGAAGAAGGCTTGTCAAGTGTTTGTCGGCGACTCTCGTCTCCCTGATCCTCTCCGACCAACTTGCCTTTTTAAAATTCCGCTTTGGGACAGTCGGGCGCCGACCAATCGGTTCAAGAGGCTCCGCCTCTCGCTTCTCAATAGATTGGTGACATTTGGGGACTTTGGCAGCCAGCTTTGAGATCCAATATCGTTTTGTAAATGTGTGTTTAGGCTTTAGTgtatgtgtgcttgtgtgtgtgtggttgtgccTATGTGTGTCCTTGTGTGAGTCCCCTCATGCGTCAGAGGGTCTTTCTCTTACTGTGGTCCTAAGCAAACATATTAAGAACTAACTAATCACTGCTTCTACAGCCCCaggccacacatacacacacacacgcacacacgcacacacactcacacacgcacacacacggcaaAAACAAATAGAGTACTTTCAAACTGTTAAAACACAACTTGTACACAAATGGACACTATCCAGGGTTGGTTTTAAACTTGGATGAAAAGTCCccacggcacacacacacacacacacacacacacacacacacacacacacacacacacacacacacacacacacacacacacacacacacacacacacacacacacacacacacaacgtacACAAACAGGTTGTAAAAAAAGAAGTGTGATGAGGGCAACATGACCAAAAGACACAAAAGACAGGAAAGGGTGACTCTTTGTGCTAATTAATGTCACAGACAGGAATTTGACGCGAGTGACGATCTCGGTTCCCAAAATAAGCATTCTCCCCCGGATTAAAAAAGGATAAATAATTTTGATAAATGGAACATACGTatgcgcgagtgtgtgtgtgtgcacatcagTTGCTGGGGGAAGAGAATTTTGCTTGAGAACTTCCACTCATTCATTCCTTGTACCCTGAATAGAAGGAGTTGCGTTAATAGGAAGCAAATAAATAGTTTTTAAAAATGCTACCAGATAAAAACACCGCCAAAAGGGGGACAGTGAACTCAAATTCAATATGTTCCATTCATATTTATGTGACGTCACAACCTTAAATTCCATGTGGAGTAGGTCCAAGACTGAGAGGTCAGAAAGTTTTGAACACAAGAGTCATTAAGTTCCTGTGAGTTgagttttaatttttgtttcaatGGAATATGGTTTAATTGAAGGTTGTGATGGGATGGGATTATCCATTTCCACATCCATTTCAGAAGGTGGCGCTAATGCACCACAAGTTGTTTTTCAGCCGCCATCAAATtgataaaaaagaagaaaatcttGCCGCGCATTCGTGGGCCAAAAAAGGGAAAGATGATGACGATTCGCCGAGGACACTTTTTATTTCGATTTTTGTATCATGCTGTTTTTGTCAATTTtgtaatagtttcaaacattgTAAAGGCAAACTGTTGTGTGTACAGGTGTACGAATTAAGGTGgaaagaggctttttttttttttcctcatgaggAAAGAGGTCATTTGAAAAACAATGGAAGAGGAAGAACCTGTTGCAAGCTTTTATACGCAGACTGTCTCGAGGACATCGTCGCGTTTCATCTTTGGTAAGTTATCACAGTCATTTTTATGATTTGACACGATGAGGAAGTGATCAGGAATTGTGAAATAATGGCAAAGTGTAGTGCAACTATGAACTTCGGTGATGTTCCTTTATTTATTCCTTATTTGTGCTGTTTACCTCCGCCGATTTCCCTGGCCATCCAAGAACACCTTCAAAGTAGTCACACCGAGATCGTCGTCACAACAATTTGACGCGATTCAGTTTccttttaaataatatttacaagtaacaaaaaacaaaactagcTCCGTTGCAAATCAGGCCACTTTGAGAAAGTTGCTGGCAACGTTAGTCTTTAAAAGTCATTTACATGCGTATTTGGGTAACTTTAAAGATTGCGTTGTAATGTGTACCTCATTTGAAGTTTTCACGGGTGTAAAAGGCaggaaatgaataaataaacatctTTGCCAgaagtatttattatttagaatATATAGAAagcttttattgtcattgtacaacAACAGATAAATTGCAACCTTTTTTTGATTTAGTAATTGTAAAGTATgcttaaaattttaaatttagatCCTAGATTTACTCTGTcataagcaataaaaattgacACGCATAAAACGCATAAAAAACTCAGCCGAGAAACTCGCCTATACAAACTCACCGCAAGAGGGCAGGCTTGTTCTTTACAAGTCCCAACCACGAAGGTTAGACAAGCAAAAACAATATAGGATTTTGTTAGATAATAAACACAATGATTTCTTAAGAACGACGGAAAATGTAATGTAGGAAATTTAACTTTTgattttttgaaaataaatacaccACCATCCactgtaaaaacaaataaaaataaaagctcaAATTCAATTTGACCATGGAGTAGAAAGTAcataacgtaaaaaaaaaaaaaaaaaaaaaagaagaatacaGACACCTGAAAAATCGACCCGATTTTTAGGATTCCAGTACTTCCCTCCATTGATCATGCTGAATCACATTTTATAATAAATTCTAAATGCCTTGTTGCATGCTGATTTAGTTGGGTTGGCCAAAAATGGCTTCTTCTTTGTCTAGGACAAACTTCCCAAAAGGGACCATTGAATTCATCATCATTACAATCTCGTGTTTCATTAAAATAATGTGTTTTGTCTGAGTGGGGAAAatgcctcaaaaaaaaaaaaaaaaaaggtgggtaTGTGATAAGACTCAAAGGATGGCGGGCCAAGTGATGGCGAGGAAGAAGAGAGCACCCTTGGGAGACAGAAAAACGGAAGGTCACAAatgaagagtgtgtgtgtgtgcgtgagagagAAAGAATGAGCCTGAGCGGGTGAGTGATTTGTTTTCAGTGAAAGGTGAGGCCACTTAGCCACGGCGTGGAGCTGCCGCGGAATCTATTACAGCGTGTCAAAGGAAACACGAGAAGGGCatggcccgcccgcccgcgcatgtgtgcgtgcatatgtgtgtgtatacaaaAAATAACTAGGTATATTTAACACAGGGGTTCTCAAATTGTTTGGGTTCATGAgcacctttttgtttttccaagggCCCACTTATGGTCCCCATGCCACCTAAACATAACTATCCTAGGAATTAAACAGTTGCTTATTTTTAAGCAAGGAAAATgttacaaaatgaaaaataaaaaccatTGCGGTATTATTATACCTTTTATTCTTGAAGACACCTTTATTTGCCtaaaagatgaaaataaaaaatatacccGAAAGCTGAGGTCGAGTGAAATAAATGAGATTCATTTTATTGTCGTCAGTCCCCATATGGAGgtatgcccttttttttttatacatgtcacattttaatttaaattattttgcaaAGCCCATTTTGAGATCCACAGATCCCAACTACAATAATATGACCACGTTTTTGTCATTGAGGTCAAGTAACCATTCTGCTACATCTTAAACGCATGGAAAATAATCTCGGATCAGTTTTGGTTGGATAACCTTTCAAATAACTGTTTTGACTGCCCCCGGCCCCGGATGACAATTAGTCGCTCGGCAGTAATGTGGTAGACCATTTGCGTCAAGGGGAGCAAAGCCTTTACGATGAAAGCGGCCCCAACGAGAAGATGACAGAAGACagcagggaggaggaggaggagaagggggcAGTGGGGAGGAGGAGACGACGATGTTGGTAGATGGATGTGAAAACAAGTGAGCAGACTGACAGTCAGGGGAGCCATTGATCCTCTTCAATGCTCCGTCCATCCAATCCTTCTTTCCATTGGCAGAAGACAGATAGTGTTTAGGTGGCCTGTATTGGATTTATGAGTTAATGGTCGTACCGGGATGAGACAGATGGAGAAATAAGGAAGAGGGAAAAGCCTGGAGGAAGAAAGATCTGGAAGGAAAGGATGTACAGCGTGGACAATCTTTACTGAAGAAAGGCTGCTCATATTTAGTGTTGTAAGGTAGAATATAGTAACATACTAAAAAATTGTTGCGTCATAATTTTTTGTGTTATCAGTTCGCATCACCAAATTAGCAGGGTTAGCAATACAACGCTAGCATTAGCCAACATTCGTGGTAGCATGAATTTTTCTGAAGTGCACTATTCTTTTGAGCATCGTAAATTCTGCAGATAAGCGCAGGCTGGCTTATAAGGAGGGCTGCGCCGCTGCGGGGGTGGTCACATGGATCATGCCCAATCAAGCGGCTCCTTTCATTCCTTCTAAATGCtcgttgctctcttgtctttacaGTGCGGAAGCATATTAtcacaagcccccccccccctctcttgtGCCTCCTAGTGGTTTGATTgaataaatataaaacaatgaTTTATTGCAACCTATGCTCCAAACAGAATCTggctaaaaaaaatcatcttgatGATCCGGGTATTTTTATGCGTGTGGCGAGACGAACTTGATGAGGTGGACCAAGGTCACCAGTGTAATTTCGGGGGGAGAGTGACCAGGATATCATCGATTTCACTTACGCTGCCTAATGGTATGTGCTGTGTGTTACCATCATAGGCGGTAGTGGCCGCTGACTTTAATGAAAACAAGTCGGATTATTTATAGCATTAAGATGAAGCATGTCAAGTGTACACGTGTCCTCCCTACTGGTCACGCCATAGATGGAGTTCATTCTATTTGGAATGTGAACAGTGTAGTGTGCATTCTAAGATCAGttattataaatattaaaaaagaaaaaacacaatcaGATTTGGTCTTCTAATGTTCTTTAAAATGAGTTTGCCACGCAGTTTTGTTTTCAGTTCAAGCCGCTAAAGGAAATGAAACAACAACATAATTCAATTTGAGCTCTATTATAAACCATtaagcataaaaataaaagcttcaattgaatatttttttatgtttaataAACTATAAACATCTCATCATCTTACTTCCCACAACCATTGGAGTATTGAACTTCACCAACATCAGCTTCTTCTTataatctgtctttttttttttctctcatccatggaggaaaattaaaaatgtagatTTAATCGGAGTGGTGGGCAGGGTTTGGTCTTGTAATGTGATCAGGATGACAGGGGATCAATGGTGACCGTCTctcacacacgcgtgcacacgaGCACTGATGTACGTCTTGGATGTCGGAGATGGGAAGGACATCAAGCGTCTGCCATCTTCTTCATATTGCCCACTTCTGACTCCAGAGAACTTTTCTGCACAAATTCATGGTGATGTCATGACTCGTGCTTCTCTTTCCTCTAATCAATTTAGTTGTGAGCAAACATTTACAACTTTTATCAGAACAGTAAATCTCACGCTGATGAAAGAGCGCGTGGAGTTTTGAACCTCAAACTTTGACCTCTAGGGGGACTGATGTAGGAGTGGTCCCACTTCCGTGTCTAACTGGAATTTAATCATTAACGTAGCACACCTGAATAAGATGCGTCGTACTTTTGGAAGGGttcgagggggaaaaaaaaattgtgtaagaaaaaaaaaagatgtaaaaaaaatgtagcatgtaagatttttttgtccaatcagatttcagcctCGAAATGTTACCACGTCAACTCATCTGCCCAAGATTTTGCCCGACAACGTAGGCTATATTGGCAACACAATTGAATGAATGAAGTTTacttgtttcaaacatgtaatctATACATCATCAatcaaatgaagacaaaaaaagctAAAACAAGGTGAAAGTCAGTTAAAGTATGACTTTGTGTACAAACATATTACAATCATCTCTCGATGACGTCGGCAATTTCCCGTCCGCTGTCTAAAACTTCGACAAGCAAAGCTGTCGTGATCCATTTTCTTATCAGCTGGCTGAATTCTGAGCTGacaaaaatcattttcaaaCTAATTCAACTGAATCGTTTCCTTCACCAGTCAGAATATTGCGAAACATCTCCAAAAATTGCGTAGCAAGAAAAATATGACAAAGCGGTGTACAACACAGTTCTTTGCTGACAAAGAAACATTTTTATTGATTGGGCTTCAAGTTCTAGCAACCAAATATGTAAAGAGAGCACCAAAGAAGGAGGAtacggacgcacacacacacaaacagatggCTTGTGGAAGCCAAAGTGTTCACTACAAAGCAGGTTAGCGCTAGCAAGTGAGTGAGTTAGTATTGACTCAGCATTTACAACATTGTCTGGGGCCCAAGCTAATCACTCATTCAGGGCTGTTAAAATTGTGAATGaacattttttgggggagaAATAATTATTAGGATGGATTTCTATTTGATGTTCTTCTGTTTTAATTGATGTGAAATTGTGCAAatatgtgtgtgagagagcgAGTGGAACATTATAAATGTCAAAGGTCACATGACTAATGCTGCCATTAGGTAAATGCACTCGCTGCCAGAGTCACATTGAGGCAAAGTCGCTTTATGAGGGTTAATACATGAACATTTGATTTCATGGATGAaa is a window from the Syngnathus scovelli strain Florida chromosome 2, RoL_Ssco_1.2, whole genome shotgun sequence genome containing:
- the ptk6b gene encoding protein-tyrosine kinase 6b, whose amino-acid sequence is MDECLRSACPALWQRLHRDNKTKVDGQIASNPEPPLPQPADKEESGSTYEAMWDFQGRNSNELTFQTGDVFKVQHRSDDWWTVCRLDPTGSKLDSGVVPGNYLKKTETSMQVEPWNFGTMNRSDAISLLMAPGNRPGAFLIRSSENHLGYVLSVRSSYRVKHFKITQTSDGLFDLDGMQQFTSLSNLVAHYCNNRLRLSNEDTLGEPCRPKEHVAEVQFPDELWELSKEEFTLEEKLGSGFFGDVYRGWWKSRIRVAVKIIKNDSEVNHSEFQREVQILKRLRHRHLISLFAVCTASTPYYIITELMEKGSLLDLLRSPEGKQQDMTSLSDMAGQVADGMSFLEEHNFVHRDLAARNVLVGEDYICKVADFGLTQVIKEPIYFAYQKATPHKWSAPEAINQRKFSIKSDVWSFGVLLYEMVTYGGVPYPGLSGQEADKLVSEGYRMPAPPGCPPFLYELMSKCWNSDPEQRPSFSQLKEQMYNIYDGSLLAHIDKEAPTTPTDT
- the urp2 gene encoding urotensin II-related peptide; this translates as MLPRAAKLPFIPVMMLIVAMTQIRAAPTEKDPLKPPTHLPTRLHLSAEPPRSGQSEFLKHWRLNSRASGAEGTRRGDRTTSRTFTAGMRYHPGMDGSEKRGQILKMLSVLERMHRTFNSTLKTRITFLPRANARNSGRKNKMAAAMLTTSPPAAANSTASGASAGVVVPSLTGRNFRKSLPTQSKKTNKRVCFWKYCSQN